One window of Chryseobacterium sp. JJR-5R genomic DNA carries:
- a CDS encoding helix-turn-helix transcriptional regulator produces MEKTAHTSHSSLEDFYQEMTHKLGIGIDSILPKGLQKEIGHFNVFDIAQTIRQVKLTSQMPYNRRKYYKISLIRGKNRAEYADKIIKIKTNALLFATPKVPYHWIPEDTEQSGSFCVFTEDFLIKDKPYNTLQDLPIFRPGSVPLFEIDDELADEIEVLFAKIKKEIASDYVFKYDLIRNYVLELVHYGQKLQPAAKLSNSGDASLRVVSLFIELLERQFPIESPDQQLQMKTAKDYSDRLSVHVNHLNKKLKESTGKTTTEIIAERVVQEAKILLRQTRWTVSEIAYALGFEEIAHFSNFFKKKTSMTPLEFRS; encoded by the coding sequence ATGGAAAAAACCGCTCATACCTCCCACAGCTCCCTGGAAGATTTCTATCAGGAAATGACCCACAAGCTTGGCATTGGAATCGACAGTATCCTACCGAAAGGGCTGCAGAAAGAAATCGGCCACTTTAATGTGTTTGATATTGCCCAGACCATTCGGCAGGTAAAACTAACCTCCCAGATGCCTTACAACAGGAGAAAGTACTACAAGATCAGCCTGATCCGCGGAAAAAACAGGGCAGAATATGCCGATAAAATTATCAAAATTAAAACCAATGCGCTGTTGTTCGCTACTCCGAAAGTACCCTATCACTGGATTCCCGAAGATACCGAACAGTCAGGGAGCTTCTGTGTGTTTACCGAAGATTTTTTGATCAAAGACAAACCGTACAATACACTGCAGGACCTGCCGATTTTCCGGCCCGGGTCCGTTCCGCTTTTTGAGATTGATGATGAGCTGGCTGATGAAATAGAAGTTCTGTTTGCAAAAATCAAAAAGGAGATCGCTTCCGATTATGTTTTTAAATATGACCTGATCAGAAACTATGTGCTGGAGCTGGTGCATTACGGCCAGAAGCTGCAGCCTGCTGCAAAGCTTTCTAATTCAGGTGATGCTTCCCTTAGGGTGGTTTCCCTGTTTATTGAGTTGCTGGAACGGCAGTTTCCCATAGAATCGCCGGATCAGCAGCTTCAGATGAAAACAGCGAAGGATTATTCAGACCGCCTGTCCGTTCACGTAAACCATCTGAATAAAAAGCTGAAAGAAAGCACCGGAAAAACTACCACGGAAATCATTGCAGAAAGAGTGGTGCAGGAAGCTAAGATCCTGTTAAGACAGACCCGGTGGACAGTTTCGGAAATAGCATATGCATTGGGATTTGAAGAGATTGCGCATTTCTCGAATTTCTTTAAAAAGAAAACTTCAATGACTCCATTGGAATTTCGTTCGTGA
- a CDS encoding ferritin, with translation MNTNRLSPRLEQALSDQMNTEDLQSRVYFYYGIWAADKGYGGISNFLFRHAQEERDHAVKFMQYVLNRGGKPKIKELPAPGEEPTSLTHCFDLVFKHEVDNTTSIYNLVNIAFEEKDWASWNFLQWFVKEQIEEETFAMNLIDKLKIAGGDRASDESLFSLDKTLESLPDDAEQAQDATGANP, from the coding sequence ATGAATACCAACAGACTTTCACCCAGGCTCGAACAGGCACTCAGTGACCAGATGAATACAGAAGATTTACAGTCCCGCGTATATTTTTATTATGGGATCTGGGCTGCTGATAAAGGGTACGGTGGAATTTCAAACTTTTTATTCCGTCATGCCCAGGAAGAAAGGGACCATGCCGTAAAATTTATGCAGTATGTGCTTAACAGAGGCGGAAAACCGAAAATTAAGGAGCTTCCTGCACCGGGTGAAGAACCTACAAGCCTTACCCATTGTTTCGATCTTGTTTTCAAGCATGAGGTAGACAATACAACATCAATATATAATCTGGTTAACATTGCATTTGAAGAAAAAGACTGGGCTTCCTGGAACTTTCTGCAGTGGTTCGTAAAAGAACAGATTGAAGAAGAGACATTTGCGATGAACCTGATTGATAAGTTAAAAATAGCCGGAGGAGACAGGGCAAGTGATGAATCCCTGTTCAGCCTTGATAAAACACTTGAATCCCTGCCAGATGATGCTGAGCAGGCACAGGATGCTACAGGAGCCAATCCGTAA
- a CDS encoding L-type lectin-domain containing protein, with the protein MTKKFKSLCVILLIISGCSLHAQTLDSDGDGIPNSIDLDDDNDGIPDCVERGLNAEISDIFKLDGSAVQINNEEIRITAATNYQSGQAWTYGKVNFARSFVLTYDAYLGTDDNGADGLATVFQNSPDGVDASGGAGQGIGAQGIANGIVLEIDTYDNGPVLGDIPNDHGQIWTSADQVNGMLTTAVDLGNIEDGVWHTVVVTWDFPSKTLSYTVSGVLAGSYTFPAANPITSYFGGVSKVYFGYTASTGGAVNEQSIRFTNVCSQLPVDLDTDDDGVVDRLDTDSDKDGCPDALEGSAGVRYNQVHPLTLPTTDPNYAYRGQIKVTFDGSTPGTPSQVISTSTNANGIPQLVNGAGNNYNATSNPSNSAGVMSSPTMTVGQDIGTSKLIAQGDPECSRCFRPAVTIGTAAPTTFGITSLGRAGTANGNWPMKMNGAYAALDAKTKGLVINRLTTAQISAIAVPVAGMMVFDTTLNCLKLYDGSSWNCYTNQTCDDFNQ; encoded by the coding sequence ATGACAAAAAAATTTAAATCTTTATGTGTTATCCTGTTAATTATCTCAGGCTGTTCACTGCATGCACAAACCCTGGATTCTGACGGGGACGGAATCCCGAATTCCATAGATCTTGATGACGACAATGACGGCATTCCGGATTGTGTTGAACGGGGGCTGAATGCTGAAATCTCCGACATCTTCAAACTGGACGGAAGCGCAGTCCAGATCAATAATGAGGAGATCCGTATCACCGCTGCCACCAATTACCAGTCCGGCCAGGCATGGACCTACGGAAAAGTAAATTTCGCCAGGAGTTTTGTCCTGACATATGATGCTTATCTTGGAACGGACGACAACGGGGCCGACGGGCTGGCTACCGTATTCCAGAACTCTCCTGACGGTGTTGATGCATCGGGAGGCGCAGGCCAGGGAATCGGCGCCCAGGGAATCGCCAACGGAATCGTGCTTGAAATCGACACTTATGACAACGGGCCGGTGCTTGGTGACATCCCCAATGATCACGGGCAGATCTGGACTTCGGCCGACCAGGTCAACGGAATGCTGACCACCGCGGTGGACCTGGGCAATATTGAGGATGGTGTCTGGCATACGGTTGTGGTAACCTGGGATTTTCCTTCAAAAACACTTTCCTATACGGTCAGCGGAGTTCTCGCGGGATCTTATACATTTCCTGCCGCTAACCCGATAACGAGTTATTTCGGAGGGGTAAGCAAAGTCTACTTCGGCTATACGGCATCAACAGGAGGAGCCGTCAATGAACAGAGCATCAGGTTTACCAATGTATGTTCCCAGCTTCCGGTAGACCTGGATACGGATGACGACGGAGTGGTAGACCGCCTGGATACGGATTCTGACAAAGACGGCTGCCCGGATGCGCTGGAAGGCAGTGCCGGTGTCCGTTATAACCAGGTACACCCGCTTACCCTTCCCACCACAGATCCCAATTATGCTTACCGAGGACAGATCAAGGTGACTTTTGACGGTTCCACTCCGGGAACGCCTTCACAGGTAATCAGTACTTCGACAAACGCCAACGGGATCCCGCAATTGGTCAACGGTGCCGGGAACAATTACAATGCAACTTCCAACCCCAGTAATTCAGCGGGTGTGATGAGTTCTCCTACCATGACGGTGGGCCAGGATATCGGAACCAGCAAGCTGATCGCGCAGGGAGATCCTGAATGCAGCCGTTGCTTCCGCCCTGCTGTTACCATTGGAACTGCAGCACCCACCACTTTCGGCATCACATCATTGGGAAGAGCGGGAACCGCTAACGGCAACTGGCCGATGAAAATGAACGGGGCTTATGCTGCACTGGATGCCAAGACCAAAGGTTTGGTTATCAACAGGCTGACCACTGCACAGATTTCTGCCATTGCAGTGCCTGTAGCCGGGATGATGGTGTTTGATACCACGCTGAACTGCCTTAAACTTTACGACGGTTCTTCATGGAATTGTTATACAAACCAAACCTGTGACGACTTTAACCAATAA
- a CDS encoding SDR family NAD(P)-dependent oxidoreductase, which translates to METKRKIALVTGGSRGLGRNSAIKIAEKGLDVIITYKSNREEAEKTVSEIQAMGRKAIAYPLDTKDMKSFDAFVKTVGDHLEENTGSRNIDFLVNNAGTALYSPIAEVTEEQLDDVVDIHFKGVFFLTQKFLPFINEQGGIINVSSGLARFALPGSSVYGSVKAGVEMLTRYMAKELGPKKIKANVVAPGAIETDFGGGRTRDDEQVNAMIAGATALGRAGVPDDIGGVVAFLCTEEARWINGQRIEASGGMFL; encoded by the coding sequence ATGGAAACTAAAAGAAAAATTGCATTAGTTACAGGCGGAAGCCGCGGCCTGGGAAGAAATTCTGCCATAAAAATCGCGGAAAAAGGCCTGGACGTCATCATTACGTATAAAAGCAACCGGGAGGAAGCTGAAAAAACAGTAAGTGAAATTCAGGCGATGGGTAGAAAAGCCATTGCCTATCCGCTGGATACTAAAGATATGAAGAGTTTTGATGCCTTTGTGAAAACCGTAGGCGATCATCTGGAAGAAAATACCGGCAGCAGGAACATTGATTTCCTGGTGAATAATGCAGGAACGGCTTTGTATTCCCCGATAGCCGAAGTTACTGAAGAGCAGCTGGATGATGTAGTGGATATTCATTTTAAAGGCGTGTTTTTCCTGACACAGAAATTTTTGCCCTTCATCAACGAACAGGGCGGAATTATCAATGTTTCTTCCGGTCTTGCAAGGTTCGCGCTGCCGGGATCTTCTGTATACGGTTCAGTAAAAGCCGGCGTTGAGATGCTGACAAGATACATGGCCAAAGAGTTGGGACCGAAAAAAATTAAGGCGAATGTAGTGGCTCCAGGTGCTATTGAAACTGATTTCGGAGGCGGAAGAACCCGTGATGATGAACAGGTGAACGCCATGATTGCAGGGGCTACCGCATTGGGCAGGGCAGGAGTCCCGGATGATATCGGGGGTGTAGTGGCTTTTCTCTGTACGGAAGAAGCACGCTGGATCAACGGGCAGCGGATCGAGGCTTCCGGCGGGATGTTCTTATAA
- a CDS encoding DUF1294 domain-containing protein, producing MLYAVSIINTVTFALFGIDKRKAVKHRKRILETYLLMLTFLGGTAGATIRMFAFRHKISKQSFLLKQV from the coding sequence ATGCTGTATGCCGTATCCATCATCAATACAGTCACTTTTGCCCTCTTCGGCATTGACAAACGGAAGGCCGTGAAGCACCGTAAGCGGATACTGGAAACTTACCTGCTCATGCTTACTTTCCTGGGCGGAACTGCAGGGGCCACTATAAGGATGTTTGCATTCAGGCATAAAATTTCAAAGCAATCGTTTTTATTGAAACAAGTTTAA
- the typA gene encoding translational GTPase TypA: MQNIRNIAIIAHVDHGKTTLVDKIIHATNIFRENQESGELIMDNNDLERERGITILSKNISVTYKGTKINVIDTPGHADFGGEVERVLKMADGVILLVDAFEGPMPQTRFVLQKALELGLRPLVVINKVDKPNCRPDEVHDQVFDLFFNLEATEEQLDFPTFYGSSKQGWFNTSLEQTEDIFPLLDGILQYVPAPKVAEGPLQMQIVSLDFSSFLGRIAIGKVIRGEIKESQWIGLAQADGKIVKGKVKELYVFEGLGKKKVAEVKAGDICAVVGFDAFQIGDSFVDLENPEPLPRTAIDEPTLNMTFSINNSPFFGKDGKYVTSNHLKERLTKELEKNLALRVQQTDDANTFLVFGRGILHLSVLIETMRREGYEMTIGQPQVILREDENGQKLEPYESLVVDVPEEFASRVIDLATQRKGDLHIMETKGEMQHMEFEIPSRGLIGLRSQMLTATAGEAIMAHRFTEYKPFKGAIPGRSNGVLISKTQGPATEYSIAKLQDRGKFYVDPGEEIYAGMIIGEQNKPGDLVVNIVEAKQLNNMRASGKDKDTGVAPKILFSLEECMEYIQGDEAIEVTPNFIRMRKKVLSEEERKRTERSAKA, encoded by the coding sequence ATGCAAAACATTAGAAATATTGCGATTATCGCACACGTTGACCACGGGAAGACGACTTTGGTTGACAAAATCATCCACGCTACCAATATTTTCAGGGAAAATCAGGAGAGCGGGGAATTAATTATGGATAACAATGATCTTGAAAGAGAAAGAGGGATCACGATCTTATCCAAAAATATTTCTGTTACTTATAAAGGCACGAAAATTAACGTAATCGATACACCCGGTCACGCCGATTTCGGTGGTGAGGTAGAAAGGGTATTGAAAATGGCAGACGGGGTTATTTTGTTGGTGGATGCCTTTGAAGGACCAATGCCGCAGACAAGATTCGTGCTTCAGAAAGCACTGGAATTAGGATTAAGACCGTTAGTGGTAATCAATAAAGTAGACAAGCCGAACTGCCGTCCGGACGAAGTTCACGATCAGGTATTCGACCTGTTCTTCAACCTTGAGGCTACCGAAGAGCAATTGGATTTCCCTACGTTCTACGGTTCTTCAAAACAGGGCTGGTTCAATACTTCCCTGGAGCAGACCGAAGATATTTTCCCGTTACTTGACGGTATCTTACAGTATGTTCCTGCGCCTAAAGTAGCGGAAGGGCCGCTTCAGATGCAGATTGTTTCCCTTGATTTCTCTTCTTTCTTAGGAAGAATTGCAATCGGGAAAGTAATCAGAGGGGAGATTAAAGAATCCCAGTGGATCGGACTGGCACAGGCAGACGGGAAAATCGTAAAAGGAAAAGTAAAGGAATTGTACGTTTTCGAAGGATTAGGAAAGAAAAAAGTAGCCGAAGTAAAAGCCGGGGATATCTGTGCCGTAGTCGGTTTTGACGCGTTCCAGATCGGTGATTCATTCGTAGACCTTGAAAACCCTGAGCCATTGCCGAGAACAGCGATTGACGAGCCTACGCTGAATATGACATTCTCTATCAACAACTCGCCTTTCTTCGGAAAAGACGGTAAATATGTAACGTCCAATCACCTGAAAGAAAGACTGACGAAAGAACTGGAGAAAAACCTGGCATTGAGGGTTCAGCAGACCGATGATGCCAATACGTTCCTGGTTTTCGGTAGAGGGATCCTTCACTTATCCGTTTTAATTGAAACAATGAGAAGAGAAGGATATGAAATGACCATCGGTCAGCCGCAGGTAATCCTGAGAGAAGATGAAAACGGACAAAAACTGGAGCCTTACGAATCTTTGGTGGTGGACGTTCCTGAAGAATTTGCTTCAAGGGTAATCGACCTGGCTACCCAGAGAAAAGGGGACCTTCACATCATGGAAACCAAAGGGGAGATGCAGCATATGGAATTTGAAATTCCATCAAGAGGTCTGATCGGATTACGTTCCCAGATGCTTACGGCTACTGCCGGTGAAGCCATCATGGCGCACCGTTTCACGGAATACAAGCCTTTCAAAGGAGCCATTCCGGGAAGAAGCAACGGGGTACTGATCAGCAAGACCCAAGGGCCTGCTACGGAATATTCCATTGCCAAGCTTCAGGATAGAGGTAAGTTTTATGTTGATCCGGGTGAGGAAATCTACGCAGGGATGATCATCGGGGAACAGAACAAGCCTGGTGACCTGGTGGTAAACATCGTGGAAGCAAAACAGCTGAACAACATGAGGGCTTCCGGAAAAGATAAGGATACCGGTGTGGCGCCTAAAATTTTATTCTCACTTGAAGAATGTATGGAATACATCCAGGGCGATGAAGCCATCGAGGTAACCCCGAACTTCATCCGTATGAGAAAGAAAGTGCTTTCTGAAGAAGAAAGAAAAAGAACGGAAAGATCTGCGAAAGCATAA
- the ychF gene encoding redox-regulated ATPase YchF: protein MKCGIVGLPNVGKSTLFNCLSNAKAQSANYPFCTIEPNLGTVSVPDHRLFELEKIVKPERVLPAVVEIVDIAGLVKGASKGEGLGNQFLANIRECEAIIHVLRCFDNGNIIHVEGSVDPMRDKEIIDIELQLKDLETIGKAVDKAKKFIKSGKKEDILAYETLQNLQKFLEDGKNAREFAMDDTTKVIISEVQLLTNKPVLYVCNVDENSIKNGNDWIPKIEEMAKNEGAEVVVLAAQIEADINELETFEEREIFLDELGLTEPGVNRLIRKAYDLLKLQTYFTAGVKEVRAWTIGQGWTAPQAAGVIHTDFEKGFIRAEVIKFDDYMTYGSEAKIKEAGKLSVEGKEYIVKDGDIMHFRFNV, encoded by the coding sequence ATGAAATGTGGAATCGTAGGCTTACCGAATGTTGGTAAATCAACCCTTTTTAACTGCCTGAGCAATGCCAAAGCCCAGTCTGCAAACTATCCTTTCTGTACCATTGAGCCTAACCTCGGAACGGTTTCCGTACCGGATCACAGGTTATTCGAGCTGGAAAAAATCGTAAAGCCTGAAAGGGTGCTACCTGCTGTGGTAGAGATTGTGGATATTGCAGGCCTTGTAAAAGGGGCAAGCAAAGGGGAAGGGTTGGGTAACCAGTTCCTGGCCAATATCCGGGAGTGCGAGGCGATCATCCATGTATTAAGATGCTTTGATAACGGGAATATCATCCACGTAGAAGGTTCCGTAGACCCGATGCGCGATAAGGAAATCATTGACATAGAACTTCAGTTAAAGGACCTGGAAACGATTGGGAAAGCTGTTGATAAAGCAAAGAAATTTATCAAGTCCGGGAAGAAAGAAGACATTCTAGCGTATGAAACCCTTCAGAATCTTCAGAAATTTCTGGAGGATGGTAAGAATGCAAGGGAATTTGCAATGGATGATACCACAAAAGTTATTATCAGTGAAGTTCAGCTGCTGACCAACAAGCCAGTGCTCTACGTGTGCAACGTAGATGAAAACTCAATTAAAAACGGAAACGACTGGATTCCTAAGATTGAGGAAATGGCTAAAAATGAAGGTGCCGAAGTGGTAGTACTGGCGGCACAGATTGAAGCCGACATCAATGAACTTGAAACTTTTGAGGAGAGAGAAATTTTCCTTGATGAACTGGGACTTACAGAACCGGGCGTGAATCGTCTGATCAGAAAAGCCTATGACTTACTGAAGCTTCAGACGTATTTTACAGCCGGAGTGAAGGAAGTAAGAGCCTGGACGATCGGGCAGGGCTGGACCGCTCCGCAGGCTGCAGGAGTAATCCACACCGATTTTGAAAAAGGGTTCATCCGTGCGGAAGTCATCAAATTTGATGATTATATGACGTATGGTTCCGAAGCCAAAATAAAAGAAGCCGGAAAGCTTTCCGTAGAAGGAAAAGAATATATCGTGAAGGACGGTGACATCATGCACTTCAGGTTCAACGTATAA
- a CDS encoding glycoside hydrolase family 10 protein, translated as MNIRNIKQTFFFLSAVTMASCASQKANTTVRKPVRESKPAAPVKPVTATAGVTIPAEEVFRTSLPEIKREFRGAWIASVANINWPSRNNLTVDQQKAEAIKMLDLLEENNFNAVIFQARPSADALYTSSIEPWSYFLTGQTGRAPYPNYDPLQFWIEEAHKRGMELHVWLNPYRAHHSNGGSVNSLSMVNKLSDIVIRLRNGMYWFDPANPKTQGHVSNVVKDIVKRYDIDAVHFDDYFYPYATYNNGTDFPDSASWNEYVRNGGTLIRADWRRDNVNKFVERIYKEIHAEKNYVRFGISPFGIWKPGYPQGVVGSSQYDELYADAKLWLNKGWVDYFSPQLYWPVESKGQPFEPLLSWWKSENILNRHLWPGLNTVEVKASDRPTEIKNQIEISRQVLGNDAGEIHWSIAGLTKNANMLPALKNGPYKEKALVPKTPWLKTVPIQAPTLFINDNGSSAQVSWSTKNISQVFQWVLFTQYSGVWETEILTLEQLSKEIPKSKDGKILNAVAIKAIDRLGNESDYTAKKVK; from the coding sequence ATGAACATCCGGAATATCAAGCAAACTTTCTTTTTTCTTTCCGCAGTGACAATGGCTTCCTGCGCTTCACAAAAAGCCAATACCACCGTAAGGAAACCGGTTAGGGAATCTAAACCTGCCGCTCCTGTAAAACCTGTAACAGCAACTGCTGGAGTAACTATACCTGCAGAAGAGGTTTTCCGAACCAGCCTTCCTGAAATTAAAAGGGAATTCCGAGGTGCCTGGATTGCCAGTGTAGCGAACATCAACTGGCCGTCAAGAAATAACCTGACTGTTGACCAGCAAAAAGCAGAAGCCATTAAAATGCTGGATCTCCTTGAAGAGAACAATTTCAATGCTGTCATTTTTCAGGCCAGGCCTTCTGCAGATGCCCTGTACACCAGCAGTATAGAACCCTGGTCATACTTCCTGACCGGACAGACTGGCAGGGCGCCGTATCCGAATTATGACCCTCTCCAGTTCTGGATTGAAGAAGCCCATAAAAGAGGAATGGAGCTTCACGTATGGCTGAATCCTTACCGCGCCCATCACAGCAACGGCGGTTCCGTCAATAGCCTGTCCATGGTCAATAAGCTTTCCGATATTGTGATCAGGCTGAGAAACGGGATGTACTGGTTTGATCCTGCCAACCCAAAAACCCAGGGCCATGTCTCGAATGTGGTAAAGGATATTGTAAAAAGGTATGATATCGATGCCGTACATTTCGATGATTATTTTTATCCGTATGCTACCTATAACAACGGTACCGACTTCCCGGATTCTGCCAGCTGGAATGAATATGTGCGGAACGGCGGTACTTTAATCAGAGCCGACTGGAGAAGGGATAACGTAAATAAATTTGTGGAAAGGATTTATAAGGAGATCCATGCAGAAAAAAACTATGTGAGATTCGGGATCAGTCCGTTCGGGATCTGGAAGCCCGGATATCCGCAGGGCGTGGTGGGATCTTCGCAGTATGACGAACTGTATGCCGATGCCAAATTATGGCTGAACAAAGGCTGGGTAGACTATTTTTCGCCGCAGCTGTACTGGCCGGTGGAATCCAAAGGACAGCCTTTTGAACCTTTGCTGAGCTGGTGGAAATCTGAGAATATATTGAACCGCCACCTCTGGCCGGGATTAAATACAGTAGAGGTAAAAGCTTCTGACCGTCCCACAGAAATTAAGAACCAGATTGAAATCTCCAGGCAGGTACTGGGCAATGATGCCGGGGAAATCCACTGGAGCATAGCAGGACTTACAAAAAATGCAAATATGCTTCCTGCCCTGAAAAACGGGCCCTATAAGGAAAAAGCCCTGGTGCCCAAGACGCCGTGGCTGAAAACGGTTCCGATCCAGGCACCCACCTTATTTATCAATGATAACGGCAGTTCCGCACAGGTAAGCTGGAGCACTAAAAATATCAGCCAGGTCTTCCAGTGGGTCCTGTTTACCCAGTACAGCGGAGTATGGGAAACGGAAATCCTGACACTGGAACAGCTCTCCAAAGAAATCCCCAAATCTAAAGACGGCAAAATCCTTAATGCCGTAGCGATCAAAGCCATCGACCGCCTGGGCAATGAAAGCGACTATACGGCGAAGAAAGTAAAATAG
- a CDS encoding methionine aminotransferase, translating to MIQLPLSKLSDVGTTIFSQMTQLAQEHEAINLSQGFPDFMSDPELLGHAEHFIKKGFNQYAPMGGMMNLKEEIAGKIENSHQAVYHPESEITITAGGTQAIFTTIAAFVKKDDEVIIFEPAYDCYEPTVELFGGIVKRFEMKAPEYEIDWTTVKGLVNEKTRMIILNNPNNPSGKILKEQDLQELIGIVKGTSILILSDEVYENIVFDGKQHLSICRYPELKERSLMVASFGKLFHVTGWKIGYCAAPKNLTDEFRKIHQFNVFSVNAPLQLALAEYMKNPDHYLYLNSFFQKKRDFLRKGLANTPFEVLDCEGTYFQALKYDRISDNKDDFEFARELTATHKVASVPFSSFYKNKKNEHVIRLCFAKKEETLERALENLSKL from the coding sequence ATGATACAACTTCCATTATCCAAGCTTTCCGATGTAGGAACTACCATTTTCAGCCAGATGACGCAGCTGGCCCAGGAACATGAAGCGATCAACCTCTCCCAGGGGTTTCCGGATTTCATGTCGGATCCTGAACTGCTGGGGCATGCAGAACATTTCATCAAAAAAGGCTTCAATCAGTATGCGCCGATGGGCGGCATGATGAACCTGAAGGAAGAAATTGCCGGAAAGATTGAAAACAGCCATCAGGCCGTTTACCACCCTGAATCTGAAATCACCATAACAGCAGGCGGCACACAGGCTATTTTTACCACAATTGCCGCTTTTGTAAAAAAAGATGATGAAGTCATTATTTTCGAGCCGGCCTATGACTGTTACGAACCTACGGTGGAACTTTTCGGGGGCATTGTAAAACGTTTCGAGATGAAAGCGCCGGAATATGAAATCGACTGGACTACCGTAAAAGGGCTGGTAAACGAAAAGACGAGAATGATTATTCTTAATAATCCGAACAATCCTTCAGGAAAGATTTTAAAGGAACAGGACCTTCAGGAATTAATCGGCATCGTAAAAGGAACTTCGATACTGATCCTGAGTGACGAGGTATACGAAAATATCGTGTTTGACGGAAAACAGCATCTGAGCATCTGCCGGTATCCCGAGTTAAAAGAGCGAAGCCTTATGGTAGCTTCTTTCGGCAAGCTTTTTCATGTGACCGGCTGGAAAATCGGATATTGCGCCGCTCCGAAGAACCTGACGGATGAATTCAGGAAAATCCACCAGTTTAATGTATTTTCCGTGAATGCACCGCTTCAGCTGGCTTTGGCAGAATACATGAAAAATCCGGATCATTACCTTTATCTTAACAGCTTCTTTCAGAAAAAAAGGGATTTTTTAAGAAAGGGACTGGCCAATACACCTTTTGAAGTGCTGGACTGCGAGGGAACTTATTTCCAGGCTTTGAAATATGACAGGATTTCAGATAATAAAGATGATTTTGAATTTGCCCGCGAGCTGACGGCTACCCATAAAGTAGCAAGTGTGCCCTTTTCTTCATTCTATAAAAATAAAAAGAACGAGCATGTGATCCGGCTTTGTTTTGCAAAAAAAGAGGAAACACTGGAAAGAGCACTGGAAAATCTGTCAAAACTATAA
- a CDS encoding M23 family metallopeptidase, which translates to MSRLKHLFFLTAMAGIIVSCDGLKMTKNIFETSERAKYERSFSGADSLMAQWKSGFTAAASSKLKITDGTSLTIAPPGNEVLHAAGYSLELKKGDLLVIEAVTATPESKIFTDILEENTDTDKPESGLLKNNRFTRFTENSGWHKIIIQPEIGYRGTLELKIYTQPSLAFPVAGKANRDVQSFWGASRDGGGRSHEGVDIFASLGTPVVAVTDGFVTRTGNQGLGGKQVWLRDGVLGNSYYYAHLDSVMTTDGKQVKTGDTLGRVGNTGNAAGGPTHLHFGIYTAGGAVDPYPYIRKREAPAFKNGSKNISGQSIKSGTTLRTGPGSQYDAVIKAERKTSVKVLAAIGSWCHVRIPDGTEGFVSAERIQQ; encoded by the coding sequence ATGAGCCGGCTAAAACATTTATTTTTTCTTACAGCAATGGCAGGGATTATTGTTTCCTGTGACGGACTGAAAATGACCAAAAATATTTTCGAAACCTCTGAGCGTGCCAAATACGAGCGGAGCTTTTCAGGAGCCGACAGCCTGATGGCCCAATGGAAATCCGGCTTTACGGCAGCTGCATCCAGCAAACTCAAAATAACGGACGGCACCTCGCTGACCATAGCTCCACCAGGCAACGAAGTTCTACATGCGGCAGGCTACTCCCTGGAACTGAAAAAAGGTGACCTTCTGGTGATTGAAGCCGTAACCGCAACTCCGGAATCAAAGATCTTTACCGATATCCTGGAAGAAAATACCGATACAGACAAGCCGGAAAGCGGTCTGCTTAAAAATAACCGTTTTACCAGATTTACTGAAAACAGCGGCTGGCATAAAATCATCATCCAGCCTGAAATAGGGTACCGCGGAACCCTGGAGCTGAAGATCTATACACAGCCGTCCCTTGCTTTCCCTGTAGCCGGAAAAGCCAACCGTGATGTACAGAGCTTCTGGGGCGCGAGCCGTGACGGCGGAGGCAGGAGCCATGAAGGGGTGGATATTTTTGCATCCCTCGGAACACCGGTAGTTGCCGTAACCGACGGGTTTGTGACCCGGACCGGAAACCAGGGCCTTGGAGGAAAGCAGGTCTGGCTGCGGGATGGTGTATTGGGGAATTCCTATTATTATGCCCATCTCGACAGTGTAATGACAACGGATGGCAAACAGGTAAAAACCGGCGATACTCTCGGCAGGGTAGGGAATACAGGAAATGCCGCAGGCGGGCCGACCCATCTGCATTTCGGGATTTATACAGCAGGCGGAGCCGTAGACCCTTATCCTTATATCCGCAAACGGGAGGCTCCTGCATTTAAAAACGGTTCAAAAAACATTTCAGGACAATCTATTAAATCCGGGACCACGCTCCGTACGGGCCCGGGTTCCCAATATGATGCGGTGATAAAAGCAGAGCGTAAGACATCCGTAAAAGTACTCGCCGCCATCGGGTCATGGTGCCACGTCAGGATCCCGGATGGTACGGAAGGTTTTGTTTCTGCTGAAAGGATACAGCAGTAA